The Culex pipiens pallens isolate TS chromosome 2, TS_CPP_V2, whole genome shotgun sequence DNA window TCTTTcgtttgtttcatagatttacACGGCTTTCGTTcaataaagtaaaaataattgatcattttttttttggttcggtAGTGTTCAGCTTGAAGCGTTTCCTAGTAGTGAGTGACGCCTGTTACGTTTACATTCGCGTAACGTTGCACTAACCAACAAGGTTGATTAAGAAATAATCTAATGTTAAGCAACAGTTTCTATCTACatgtaacacacacacacacttggtaAGAGCGAACAAATAAAGTGTAGACATTTTAACGGTACCAGGAGGTGGCGGTTGTCGCTGGATAGGACTTAAAAGAACAAAAATCCTTGCCAGGATCCCATTGCATTGTCGTAATTGTGAACAAAGGCGTCTATGTGAAGTGTTTCTACAATTGTGTTGAaatttcttcaaacatttttattcactCATCGTCACAATCCACTTCCTCCTCAGGGTCAACACTCAAGAACTCAAACTGCTCTTCATCATCCAGTCCCTGCACGGCTGCCATCGCCGCCGGCCCGAGATCCCGCATCGTGTCCAGGCCGTGTTGCTTCCGCCGATGGTCCTTGAATGCCGCAAACTTATTGTAACCCTCGCCACACTCATCGCACGTGTACAGCTTGGCCTTGGTGTGAACGCGTTCGTGCAGTCGTCGCTCGCGATCCCGGGTAAACGTGGCCGGACAGTATTGGCAGCGGAAGGGTCGATTCCCCAGGTGGACCTGGTTCTCGTGCATCTTCCGATCGCTGCTCTTGAGATACCGCTTGTCGCAGTGCCGGCACTGGAAGGGCTTTTCCTTGGTGTGGGTCAGCTGATGCGAACGGTAAATGTTCCGACTGGTGAAGGACTTTGGGCAGAGGGAACACTGGAACGCGCGGACGGTCGAGTGCACCGTGTTCATGTGGTCTTTAAGGATGCCCTTGCGGAGGAAGGCACGACCGCAGAGTTCACAAACGAACGATCGTTGGTCTTTGTGGGTTTTTCGGTGGTTTTTGAGGCCACCCGGTGTCTTGTACGCTTTGTCACACTGGCTACACTTGTACCGGGCCACTTGACCACAATTGCTGCGTTCGTGCTCAATCAGGTTCGCTCGGAACGCGTACTGAACGCCGCAGGTCTTACAAATGTGCTTACGGGTTTTGTCGTTCCGATGGCGCGAGTAGGTTCGCTCGTCCGGGAAGCCTCGGTGGCAGATGTCGCACGTTACGTTGTGTTCTGCATTGCGATCCTGCTCGTGCTGGAGCCGTACCAGAGCGTGAGCCTCGTCGGCGTGAAATTCCAGATCTTCGTACGTCTGGAAGGTCTCGAAGCAACGAAGAACGCAGCACGCATAGCCGCTGTCCGGCTTTTTCGAACTAGATTCATGATCCCTTAACATGTGACCGATCATGCTCTTTCGGGAGACCGTTTTGAACTGGCAGCTTTCAGCGCTGCAAACAAACCATTGCTTGGACTTAGCCTCCGCTCTATGCTTTGCCAGTTGGGACGATATCTTGAATCTCCGGTAGCATCCATCGCACTCGAACCCACTTCCCTCAACCCGACTCGATCGGTGCGCGTCCTCGCGATGTCTCTCCAACTCAACCTGACCGTCGTAGATTTCATCGCAACCGCAGCAGCGCATCCCCACTATCAAGACCTGTTCAAACTTGCCCGCGACGTCGAGCGTCTCAACGGCGTCCTCGTGGTCCCGCTCCGAAGTTACGACGTGCTTCAGAAATTCACGCTCACTCCGAAGATCAACCTGGCAGCGTTTGCAGTGGTACAGGACCATTTCCGCGGCGACCTCCTTGTGCTTGGTCAACGCGGCGTGACTATCAAACGGATCGCGACAAACGTCACACTGGAAGTGACTCTTGCCGGGGGTGCCCCGGCCGTGCTCCTGATCGCAATGGGCCATCAACGCATCGACGTCCTGGAATAGCTCGAAACAGTTGCAGCACTGTTCTCCCAGCAGGCGGTAGACCCTGTGCGAAGGGAAGTCCTCAACAGACTCCACGAATTTGAGATTTGGACTCGTCTCTTCAGATTCATCTTCTTCGTCTAGATATTCAACCTCCAGCTCCATTACAGACGCATCGTCTGGAACGTCTTCAACAGTTTCATCGACAGCCAAACCTCGTAAAACCTGGTCCGACCGCTTGCACTGCTTCCGCAGTTCGTAGGCCTGATTCAACCGGTCCAAACAGTCGGCACAGATGTTCTGCGGCATGTTATCGTCGTCCGAAACCTGAAAAAAGTCATCTGCGTTAGAACCCGTAGAAGACCCAAGGGTTCAAACTTTACCATAACTTCGCAGCAGTCGATAATCATGTTGGCGATTACCTCGTCCCCTGTTCCGTTGATCTGGAACAACGAAATCAACTCGGATTGGGGGTCTTCGGTCATGCAGACTCGGCAAATGGCGTCCTTGTCGCACTTTACGGGCCGATCGGAATGGGTACCGTCCTCCTCGCTACGGGTGGACATCGCTggtcaaaaattcaaacaacgCTCACTTTCGCTGAATTTCGTGTCTCGATTTAAAGATTTTGTTGAATGTATAAAAACAACAGAGGACAATTTTGTGATTGTACGTTaatgaaaatttactcaaaacttTGTTTCGCACCATAAAAATGAGTAGGCCCTTCCAAACGTGCACAACTGACGTTTCGTCACCTGTCAAGCTTAATTTACCTTGGCTACACGCATATCGCATCAACTCGCAAGAAGCTTGGCCGTAAAACAATGTTCGACAACGAAAGTATCCACGTTTTTCGCGATGAAAATGCCGTCAAAGAAAAGGAAAAGGTCAGCCGCACCAATCTGCCGCGAAAGGTGAAGAATTTCAGGTAATTACCTAGTTTGAGAGTGGCTTTGATCCCGACGTAATGGTTTCCCCTTTTGCAGTAAGGCTCAACTTCAGCTAGCCCTGCGGAAGAAGAAGGAATGCAACGCCAAGGCTCTACAGATTGTTGAGGCCCTGCTGGAACCGGTTACGGACGTGGACAGATTTCTACTaatggtaactatttttttattgattcagcaatcaaaatttcaatcagcGATCCTTTTTTTAGTTGCAAGACATCAACCAGTGCCACTTTGAGGACGTGATCCAGGAACGGGCTATTTCACTGAACTGCGGATATCCGCTGTGCCCGAAGCAGCTCGATAAGTATGGGACCACACTCTCAACTCTTAATCCTAATTTAATCACTCTCACCCTCGGTAGAATCCCCTCCCAAAAGTACGCGATATCGCTGGCCAGCAAGAAGGTGTTCGACATCACGGAGCGGAAGAACTTCTGCAGCGGCCAGTGCTACAAGGCGTCCAACTACATCAAGAACCAGATGCTCACCAGTCCGCTGTGGTTGCGCGACCAGGAGGACATTCCCGAGTTCCGGCTGCACAGCTCTGAACCAGAAGTGAAAAAACCTGCGACCTCCAAACTGCCCCCAACTACTGGCGGAATGGTGGTGGACCTGGCCGGCATCAACACGGACGATTTGAAGATTGTGGAGCGGACGTACCCGAAGGAGGAAGGATGCCCCATTCGGGAGGGTAGCGAGATTGTGTTCAAGCAGGATACGGCGTCGTTGACGACGTCCGATGGTAGTAAGAAGGAGAAAGAGGAAGAGCAGAACGAGTTGGAGGTTGGGCTGAGCAAGCTGAGTGTGCGGGATGATTgatgttttatttcttttaaaatatgtttgtgatttatttaataaagtttttcgaaaattattttatttaagtttcttgattttattagcgaaattccttaaaattttaaaccggTGTATTCAGATTGAGAGTGTAACCAATTCGATGTCTAACCGAGATGTTATGACGTCACTTGTCATAACAATCGGTTAGTAGTTCTTCGATCACATCGGTcgtgttttgttacaaaattTATTGTAAAATCAAGTGATTTGTTGTTTAACTAttgttattttgatgtttatttcaaagttttgatAGTTTGTCTAAAATTTACTGATTATTTAGTGAATTATTTTTGGTCTGCTTTGCTTAAAAATTTGCCAGCTCATCGTCTCACATTTcttatcatttttgtttcagGTAAGTTTATGCTCGATTT harbors:
- the LOC120413899 gene encoding putative RNA polymerase II subunit B1 CTD phosphatase RPAP2 homolog; the encoded protein is MFDNESIHVFRDENAVKEKEKVSRTNLPRKVKNFSKAQLQLALRKKKECNAKALQIVEALLEPVTDVDRFLLMLQDINQCHFEDVIQERAISLNCGYPLCPKQLDKIPSQKYAISLASKKVFDITERKNFCSGQCYKASNYIKNQMLTSPLWLRDQEDIPEFRLHSSEPEVKKPATSKLPPTTGGMVVDLAGINTDDLKIVERTYPKEEGCPIREGSEIVFKQDTASLTTSDGSKKEKEEEQNELEVGLSKLSVRDD
- the LOC120413891 gene encoding zinc finger protein 135-like — translated: MSTRSEEDGTHSDRPVKCDKDAICRVCMTEDPQSELISLFQINGTGDEVIANMIIDCCEVMVSDDDNMPQNICADCLDRLNQAYELRKQCKRSDQVLRGLAVDETVEDVPDDASVMELEVEYLDEEDESEETSPNLKFVESVEDFPSHRVYRLLGEQCCNCFELFQDVDALMAHCDQEHGRGTPGKSHFQCDVCRDPFDSHAALTKHKEVAAEMVLYHCKRCQVDLRSEREFLKHVVTSERDHEDAVETLDVAGKFEQVLIVGMRCCGCDEIYDGQVELERHREDAHRSSRVEGSGFECDGCYRRFKISSQLAKHRAEAKSKQWFVCSAESCQFKTVSRKSMIGHMLRDHESSSKKPDSGYACCVLRCFETFQTYEDLEFHADEAHALVRLQHEQDRNAEHNVTCDICHRGFPDERTYSRHRNDKTRKHICKTCGVQYAFRANLIEHERSNCGQVARYKCSQCDKAYKTPGGLKNHRKTHKDQRSFVCELCGRAFLRKGILKDHMNTVHSTVRAFQCSLCPKSFTSRNIYRSHQLTHTKEKPFQCRHCDKRYLKSSDRKMHENQVHLGNRPFRCQYCPATFTRDRERRLHERVHTKAKLYTCDECGEGYNKFAAFKDHRRKQHGLDTMRDLGPAAMAAVQGLDDEEQFEFLSVDPEEEVDCDDE